From the Candidatus Schekmanbacteria bacterium genome, the window CTGCAAATAAAGAGAAATCAAAATTCCAAGAGCAACTTGTTCGCCATGAAGAGCTGGAGAGTTGAAGAGTGCATCGATTGCATGGCTGATTTTATGCTCTGAACCGCTGCAGGGTCTGCTGTTGCCTGAAATCTCCATAGCAACACCGCTCAATATGAGTCCTTCCACTAATCTAATGATGAAGTCTTCGGTAAAATCTATCTTAGAACTTGCATAGTTGTTGTATGATGTATAAATCGAGTTGGCTGCAGTGTGAGCTACAATAGCAGCATAGTCATCGTATTCTTCCATACCTTTTTCTGCCGCCAACTGCCAATCCCTTACTGCTGTTATGTTTGAAAGTAAATCGCCAACGCCGGAAGATGTGCTTCTGGCTGACGCTTTTTTTACCAAATAGAGTGGGACAAAGACTCCTTTTGGAATGGCCGCCCCAAGACTTAGAGTCTTATTGCCGTCTTTGATAATTGCTACCGGTGAGGAAATCCCATCGTGAGAGACTTGAGTTGGAACACTAAAAAAAGGAATTTTCGATTTTGAAGCGCCCAATTTTGCCACATCAAGAATTTTTCCACCGCCTGTGCCTATTATCAATTCAGGTTTGTATTTTTTTGCAAAGTCAGCCAAATCCTTCACAGTTGCCATAGAATTGGCTTCCAATACCAAAAGCTCGCCTTTTCTTCTTTTTGAAAGTGAATCAAAAAGCTTTTTAGCCACTCTTCTCACACTTCCTCGCCCTGAAACAATTAGAAATCGTTTATAGGAATTCTGACACAAGACCTCGTCAATATTATCTGAAAGTTCTTTGAAAGAAGAGGCAAACCTTAAATGAGAAGGGACTGAAATTTTTCTAAGATACATTTCTATGAATCTTTTCCTTAATTTCTTTTATGATATTTTTTGCCTTCTCCAAATCGTCAAAATCATCTACTTCTGTCCAAACCTTATTTTGTGTAGAAACGAAGCCAAGATTTATTTTTGGACAAACTCTGTGAAGAGCATCCTCATAATACTTGTCGTCTTCACCATTATAAAGCATTCTTTCTGCTTCCTCAAAAAAAATCTCCCTCCCTTTTCCCTTTAAATGGAGAATTCCTATGTATTCTCCAAAACTTTCTGCAGGGGGCAGCCATTTGCCTATTTCAACTATCCTTCCTGTAGTTTTTTTATCGAGCTTTACCTTCATTTCTTCTTCAGCAAGCTTTTTATAGTTGTCCACTACTAAAAAGGACTCATTCATTTCATCGATGGCGGAAACTGCACTTTCAAGTATATCAGGATGATAGAGAATATCTGAATTGAGAAGAAGAGTTTCATCATCAAAAAAATTCTTTGCACAATAAACAGAATATAGATTATTCTTAGTTGCATATTCTTCATTATAAATGAAGCCAAAGACAGCGTTTGTTTGTCCGAAATTTTCAACAACAAAGGGTTGTATCGTTTCTTCCCTATAGCCTGTTACAAAAGAAATTTGTTTGACTCCGTTTGCTATAAGCTGTGCTACTGAATAATAGAGCATAGGTTTCTCATCTATTTCAATGAGGCATTTTGGTTTATCTTCTGTCAATGGCATAAGTCTTTTACCTAAACCAGCTGCAAGAATAACCGCATTCTTCATATACTTTTTCCTCTTTCTTCTGATTAATTTTAGAAGGTATAGTTTGAGTCAACTATGAGTGTCAAGAAAGATTTTATTCCTCATATGAAATTGCAAGACCGATAAGCAGAGCAAGTCATTTTTCATATCTATTTAGAGAATGTGCCAAAAAATGAGTGCAAAATGATAAAATTGAACGAATTTTGTTCTTGTTCTATTCCTTATATTCAACTTTCAAAATTTCATACTCATAGATTCCCCCCGGGGCGTTGACTTTAACGACATCTCCCTCCTCTTTTTTAAGAAGCGCCCGGGCAATTGGGGAAGTTATGGAAATTCTTCCTTCCTGAATATTTGTTTCATATTCTCCTACTAATGTATAAACTCTTTTCTCACCTGTCTGGACATTTTGAAGGTGCACGGTGGCGCCAAACATTACAACATCAGAATCAATATTTTCTACATCTATTATCTGCGAGTTGGCTATAGCCGCCTTTAATTCAGCCATTTTTCCCTCTATGAATGCTTGTTTTTCCTTTGCTGCTGAAAATTCAGCATTTTCACTAATGTCACCGTGCGCCCTCGCTTCTGCTATATCTTTCACATTCTGAGGCCTTTCAACCTTTTCCAAATATTCAAGTTTCTTAAGCAATTCATTATAGCCCCGTCGTGTAATTGGTTTTCTCATAAAATACTTCTCCTTTTAAAGTAACAATGGATTTACCAAATATTCCTTTGTCAAATTTGGAATTTCTCTTGTATCACAAAATCAAGATGTTGTCCCAAGATATTGTTCTACAATCTTATCTGGAACATCAATCATTTTGATTTCCCCTTTTTCAAGCCATATTGTCCTGTCGCAAAACTCTTTGATTAGTGACATATCATGCGAGACAAAAACAATAGTCTTACCCAAGTCAACGAATTCCTTAATTTTGTTCATACACTTTTTCCTAAATTCAGCATCTCCAACGGAAAGCACCTCATCAACAATAAGGATATCTGCATCAACATGAGCTGCAATTGCAAAACCAAGGCGCGCTTTCATTCCTGAAGAATAATTTTTAACCTGAAGATCAAGAAATTTATGAAGGCCGGCAAATTCGACTATTTCATCAAATCGTTTACGCACTTCCTCTAACTTCAGCCCAAGTATTACTCCATTCAAGAAAATATTTTCTCTTCCCGTCAATTCAGATCTAAATCCTGCCCCGAGCTCTAAAAGTGCAGAAACGGAACCATTTGTTTCAATTTCACCTTCATCGGGGATGAGAGTGCCTGCTATCATTTTAAGCAATGTACTTTTACCTGCACCATTTCTGCCTACCAATCCTACGATTTCACCTTTTTTCACAGAAAAGGAGACATTTCTCAGCGCCCAAAAATCTTCTTTCTTATCAGAAAATCTAAACATCGTCAGCACCATTGAACGCACTGAGCCTGCCTTTTGCTTTACCTTATGATTCAGAATAAACTTGACGCCAAGATTTTCTGTCCTTATAGCGATATTGTTATCCATAGCCCTATATGAACTTTAACATTACTCTTTCATTTTTAATGAAGAAATATATTCCTGAAAAATAAATAAGAGCAGTTATTGCAACAGCTTCAATTATATAATGAAAATCAGGAAAAGAATTGCCGAGCAATACTGCGCGGTAAGATTCAACAACAACAGCCATCGGATTCAACATATATATATCACGAATAGACTCCGGCACTTTTGCTGCTGGATATATAACCGGAGTCGCATAAAACCAAAACCTCATAAAAACAGACTGCAAGCGCTGTACATCACGAAAAAGTACATTTAGATTAGAAAGGAAAAGATTTATTCCATAGATAAAAAAGAATTGCAGGATAAGAATGCAGGGGAAGAATACCAAATTCCCTGTTAGATTGATTTTGTAATAAATTATGAAGATAAAGAGCACGGCAAGGCTCAAAATAAATTCAATCATTCTCGATATAACATCAGCAAGCGGGAATATTTCACGGGGCATCTTCACTTTTCTAATGAGATTATAATTTCTCGTCAAAGATGATACTGCCGTTGTTGTTGACATCTGAAAAAAGTTCCACGAAAGAATACCTGTAAGCAAAAATACAGGATAGTTTTCAACCTTGAATCTAACTACAATAGAAAAAACAAAAAGATAGACAAGCATTGTCAGAAGCGGCTCTAACAGAGACCAAAAATATCCAAGGACAGAACCCATATACTTTTCTTTTAAATTGGAGACAACGATTATTCGCAAAAGGTCGCGATACTTTGTAATCATCCTTATTCTGCTTAAAATTGAATCTTCCATAAGAAATTCTTCTTTAATTCGTAAGATTTAAAAATGATATATAGCTATCACTTTTAAAATAGATTTTATAACAGTAAATTAATTTTCAGTCAAAAAGCATTTCAATTCATAGGAAGGAATAAAATTTACTGAATGTAACCAAGTGATTTTAAAACATCTGTCTTTTTCTTTGACATCTTTCCCTCATATCTTGGAGCAGGAGGATGTTTTGCTTTCCAATCATCGAGCTTTGCTAAAAGGTTCTTAACAACATCAGGATATTTTTCTGCAAGATTTGTCTGCTCGAGCCTATCATTGATAACATCATATAATTCTATACCGCGAACATCATTTACGATTAGCCGCCACTTCTTAGTAGTTACTGCATATTCAGGTGCATTGACAAAAGCAATGGGATGTCCCTGATAGTCTCTCTTCTGTTCAAACAGAGCATCTTTGGGAATGTAATCCTTACCGAATAAAAGAGGAGCAAAACTTTTACCCTCATAGTTAAATTTTCCCCTCTCTTCCAGCAAATCGAGGATTGTTGGAGCTATGTCGACACTTTCGACAAGGTCATCAAAGATTTTTCCTGCAGGAATTCTCCCTTCCCATTTAATAATTAAGGGAATATATACCTCGCCAAAGTTTAATGTTTCGCCATGGTCAAAAACAAAATTTAATTTCTCCTGCATTTCTCCCATCACATCGCCATGGTCTGCAGTAATTATTATCAATGGAGGTTCAGAAGTAGAAGGTATTTTTGATTCGACGTATCTAACAAGTTTAGTCACATATTCATCAGTAAATGCAATTTCACCATCATACATCGAAACTGTATATTCCATCTCTTCAGGAGAATATTTGTTCTTATCTTTGATAAAAGACCTCTTCGAAGGTCTTGTCTCATATCCCTTGAATCCGTTGTTGAATCTTGAACGATAGGGCGCAGGCGGGATATAGGGCCAATGAGGATCCCAAAAATGGACAAAGAGTAGAAAGTCCTTTTCATAGTTATTGTCAATCCAATCTTTTGCACGCTTGTATGCATACTTTGCCACAAAGATTTCCCTTCTCTTTGATCTGTGCTTTCTCGTCCTTGGATAACTTTCAAAATCAAATTTTGGCCAACCCAATTCCTCAGATGAAAAAAGAGTACGGCTTGTTATGGCTGCGGTGGTAAATCCGCGTTTCTTTAGCCATGAATGCAAAAAATTGAGATTTGGATTTGTAACTTTGTCTCCATTCTTTCTCAACCCATGAGTGCGCGGATAAGTGCCTGTAAAAATCGAGGTATGTGAAGGTTCTGTAGTAGAGATTTCGCTATAGCAGTTTTT encodes:
- a CDS encoding iron-containing alcohol dehydrogenase, coding for MYLRKISVPSHLRFASSFKELSDNIDEVLCQNSYKRFLIVSGRGSVRRVAKKLFDSLSKRRKGELLVLEANSMATVKDLADFAKKYKPELIIGTGGGKILDVAKLGASKSKIPFFSVPTQVSHDGISSPVAIIKDGNKTLSLGAAIPKGVFVPLYLVKKASARSTSSGVGDLLSNITAVRDWQLAAEKGMEEYDDYAAIVAHTAANSIYTSYNNYASSKIDFTEDFIIRLVEGLILSGVAMEISGNSRPCSGSEHKISHAIDALFNSPALHGEQVALGILISLYLQGGDYEKMRKFFSLVGLPVHPKEIGLTKTQLVEAVCYAPQTRPGRYTILEKKNIKKRQAVEIVNNLWD
- a CDS encoding phosphocholine cytidylyltransferase family protein; amino-acid sequence: MKNAVILAAGLGKRLMPLTEDKPKCLIEIDEKPMLYYSVAQLIANGVKQISFVTGYREETIQPFVVENFGQTNAVFGFIYNEEYATKNNLYSVYCAKNFFDDETLLLNSDILYHPDILESAVSAIDEMNESFLVVDNYKKLAEEEMKVKLDKKTTGRIVEIGKWLPPAESFGEYIGILHLKGKGREIFFEEAERMLYNGEDDKYYEDALHRVCPKINLGFVSTQNKVWTEVDDFDDLEKAKNIIKEIKEKIHRNVS
- the greA gene encoding transcription elongation factor GreA, producing MRKPITRRGYNELLKKLEYLEKVERPQNVKDIAEARAHGDISENAEFSAAKEKQAFIEGKMAELKAAIANSQIIDVENIDSDVVMFGATVHLQNVQTGEKRVYTLVGEYETNIQEGRISITSPIARALLKKEEGDVVKVNAPGGIYEYEILKVEYKE
- a CDS encoding ABC transporter ATP-binding protein, giving the protein MDNNIAIRTENLGVKFILNHKVKQKAGSVRSMVLTMFRFSDKKEDFWALRNVSFSVKKGEIVGLVGRNGAGKSTLLKMIAGTLIPDEGEIETNGSVSALLELGAGFRSELTGRENIFLNGVILGLKLEEVRKRFDEIVEFAGLHKFLDLQVKNYSSGMKARLGFAIAAHVDADILIVDEVLSVGDAEFRKKCMNKIKEFVDLGKTIVFVSHDMSLIKEFCDRTIWLEKGEIKMIDVPDKIVEQYLGTTS
- a CDS encoding ABC transporter permease — translated: MEDSILSRIRMITKYRDLLRIIVVSNLKEKYMGSVLGYFWSLLEPLLTMLVYLFVFSIVVRFKVENYPVFLLTGILSWNFFQMSTTTAVSSLTRNYNLIRKVKMPREIFPLADVISRMIEFILSLAVLFIFIIYYKINLTGNLVFFPCILILQFFFIYGINLFLSNLNVLFRDVQRLQSVFMRFWFYATPVIYPAAKVPESIRDIYMLNPMAVVVESYRAVLLGNSFPDFHYIIEAVAITALIYFSGIYFFIKNERVMLKFI